One Ignavibacterium sp. DNA segment encodes these proteins:
- the csm5 gene encoding type III-A CRISPR-associated RAMP protein Csm5, with product MKVKIKSLTPIHIGTGKKLGTLEFLNNYRINYDKLFELVAEEKQNEFFSWLDQNPQLTVSEIQRKFNIKPQEIVNKCGLYSFTSTLPRDLNEGIKDSSNKFFIPGSSLKGSLRTALMYKVLLNSSNKNFLLKVLNDLINETNRIDKKNIKRFLKTADDKLNEETFICGVEKEKNGRVTTTYDDQKFDLLKLVKISDSFSVSTNDNGEISKLQVYALQKVPAHKPFITYTESIKENVELEFDISVDIEFLKKAKEELNKPNSEFGKKFFIGIENKLKNLFDIDIKNESEFTEKKIVDSLIKSWNEFGTAVSNLEREWINSINNIGNANIRSLDNLYNTENKFKVGFGTGFSGMTIFPLLLKDTSLKQKVFEFYKAVNIGSHTSNRNNPTKLNIDEFPFTRKYSNNQNIYGGFGWVKFYNNDFAITEINISEEKKIKQRPPNSVTAEIIDDKSKPPKVKILDGEHQGKETTLPGVRLEGLGLKNGSKVFVELVFQKKALQKADYRGKAEE from the coding sequence ATGAAAGTTAAAATAAAAAGTTTAACACCGATTCATATCGGAACGGGAAAAAAATTAGGAACACTTGAATTTTTGAATAATTATAGAATTAACTATGATAAATTATTTGAATTAGTAGCTGAAGAGAAGCAAAATGAATTTTTTAGTTGGCTCGATCAAAACCCTCAATTAACAGTAAGTGAAATCCAGCGAAAGTTTAATATTAAACCTCAAGAAATTGTTAATAAATGTGGATTGTATTCCTTTACCAGTACTTTGCCTAGAGATTTGAATGAAGGAATTAAAGATTCTTCTAACAAATTTTTTATACCGGGAAGCTCGTTAAAGGGAAGCTTAAGAACTGCATTGATGTATAAAGTTCTACTCAATAGCTCAAACAAAAATTTTTTATTAAAAGTATTAAATGATTTAATTAATGAGACAAATAGGATAGATAAGAAAAACATTAAACGCTTCTTAAAAACGGCTGACGACAAGCTAAATGAAGAAACTTTCATTTGCGGAGTTGAAAAAGAAAAAAACGGAAGAGTTACAACCACCTATGATGATCAAAAATTCGATTTGCTTAAACTCGTTAAGATATCCGACTCATTCTCAGTTTCCACAAATGATAATGGTGAAATCTCGAAACTTCAGGTTTATGCTCTCCAAAAGGTACCAGCTCACAAACCTTTTATAACATATACTGAATCAATCAAAGAAAACGTTGAATTAGAATTTGATATTTCTGTGGACATTGAATTTCTAAAAAAAGCTAAGGAAGAACTTAATAAGCCTAATTCAGAATTTGGGAAAAAGTTTTTCATTGGAATTGAAAATAAGTTGAAAAATCTATTTGATATAGATATTAAAAATGAATCTGAGTTTACAGAAAAAAAAATTGTTGATTCTTTGATTAAATCTTGGAATGAATTTGGAACCGCAGTTTCAAATCTTGAGAGAGAATGGATAAATTCAATAAATAATATAGGGAATGCTAATATTAGGTCATTAGATAATCTTTATAATACTGAAAACAAGTTTAAAGTCGGTTTTGGAACTGGATTTAGCGGGATGACTATTTTCCCATTACTTCTAAAGGACACATCGTTAAAGCAAAAAGTGTTTGAGTTCTATAAAGCCGTTAACATTGGCAGCCATACTTCCAATAGAAACAATCCGACAAAATTAAACATAGATGAATTTCCCTTCACAAGAAAATATTCCAATAATCAGAATATTTATGGTGGCTTTGGGTGGGTAAAATTTTATAATAACGATTTTGCAATTACTGAAATTAATATTTCAGAAGAAAAAAAGATTAAGCAACGACCACCAAATTCAGTAACAGCCGAAATCATTGACGATAAATCCAAACCTCCCAAAGTAAAGATTCTCGATGGCGAACACCAAGGTAAAGAAACAACATTACCAGGTGTCCGATTAGAAGGTCTTGGGCTTAAAAACGGGTCAAAAGTATTTGTAGAGTTGGTTTTTCAAAAGAAAGCTTTGCAAAAAGCTGATTATAGGGGCAAAGCTGAAGAATAA
- the csm4 gene encoding type III-A CRISPR-associated RAMP protein Csm4 produces the protein MKIIRIYPKTNFHTFLNSDTLWGNLVYAYRMLYGVDKTSELLKKYFSTEIPFKVSSIFPFTIENGEKEKITYYLPKPITGVNIRNAKDPEEMTYLKDFKRIRYINKKLFEGYLNGEIDDNILLERFLRWQKEEIKKESERNIDVIKDNRFDYKKSLSPSFILHNSIDRMSGSTLQIDGKGQLYWEEEFNGFGNKLSSKQNVVEGIYFLADGSDVSLIEGPLRLLSHIGIGGNKSIGKGSFDFVIEDFSFSVPANPNALVSLSLFQPSQVEIDLIKNNSVHLFYDLTTRIGKVGKDFNLEFNEKNPVICFTEGSSFFVSQSLYGRLVPTAKFNDEQNIYSNYLFFGMKANLRMQ, from the coding sequence ATGAAAATAATAAGAATATATCCTAAAACTAATTTCCACACATTTCTAAATTCAGATACTCTTTGGGGAAATTTAGTTTATGCATATAGAATGCTTTATGGTGTAGATAAAACATCAGAGCTTCTCAAAAAGTATTTTTCGACTGAAATCCCATTTAAAGTTTCATCTATTTTCCCATTCACGATTGAAAATGGTGAAAAAGAGAAAATCACTTACTATTTGCCAAAGCCAATTACTGGTGTAAATATCAGAAATGCAAAAGACCCGGAAGAAATGACCTATCTGAAGGATTTTAAGAGGATTCGATATATAAATAAAAAATTATTTGAGGGCTACTTGAACGGCGAAATTGACGATAACATTTTATTAGAGAGATTTTTAAGATGGCAAAAAGAAGAAATCAAAAAAGAAAGTGAAAGAAACATAGACGTAATAAAAGATAACAGGTTTGATTATAAGAAAAGTTTAAGCCCTTCTTTCATTTTACACAATTCTATTGATAGAATGAGTGGATCTACTCTGCAAATAGATGGGAAGGGACAGCTTTATTGGGAAGAAGAGTTTAACGGTTTCGGGAATAAATTATCTTCAAAACAAAATGTAGTTGAAGGTATATATTTCTTGGCGGACGGATCGGATGTTTCATTAATTGAAGGTCCACTTAGATTACTTTCACATATTGGTATCGGAGGTAACAAATCGATTGGTAAAGGCAGCTTTGATTTTGTCATCGAGGATTTTAGTTTTTCAGTGCCAGCAAATCCTAATGCTTTGGTATCGCTATCGCTATTTCAACCTTCTCAAGTGGAGATTGACCTAATCAAAAATAATTCAGTGCATTTATTCTATGACTTAACAACACGAATTGGAAAAGTAGGAAAGGATTTTAATTTAGAGTTTAATGAGAAAAATCCAGTAATTTGCTTTACTGAAGGATCTTCCTTTTTTGTTTCTCAATCACTTTATGGAAGACTTGTGCCAACCGCAAAATTTAACGATGAACAAAATATTTATAGCAATTATTTATTCTTTGGAATGAAAGCTAATCTGAGGATGCAATGA
- the csm3 gene encoding type III-A CRISPR-associated RAMP protein Csm3, giving the protein MNNTNSFLGNIILKGKLKTLTPLHIGGSKDKFEIGGVDNPVIKDPITNYPYIPGSSLKGKLRMLLEFAEGKVQANDKGNYPPSSDSEITSLFGDSADNSSNGPTRLIVRDAYPDTKTISMWENANSETLYTEYKAENTIDRMTSAANPRFMERIHKDSKFDVEFVLQVFSMDKDNGKSNFEKLVKAIRLLEDSTLGGGGSRGSGKVEFDFFEPYFVSVNDYQNGNGNFKKVFEEKENPNISTKDLMFDTQKGIKLEDGN; this is encoded by the coding sequence ATGAATAATACTAATTCTTTTTTAGGTAATATCATTCTTAAAGGGAAACTAAAAACTCTAACCCCACTTCATATTGGCGGCTCTAAAGACAAGTTTGAAATCGGAGGTGTTGATAATCCAGTTATTAAAGATCCAATTACAAACTATCCGTATATACCGGGTTCATCTTTAAAAGGAAAGCTTCGTATGCTCTTGGAATTTGCAGAAGGCAAAGTGCAGGCAAACGATAAAGGTAATTATCCGCCGAGCTCTGATTCAGAAATTACCTCGCTTTTTGGCGATAGTGCAGATAACAGTTCAAACGGTCCCACAAGATTAATTGTTCGTGATGCATATCCCGATACAAAAACAATTTCAATGTGGGAAAACGCAAACTCAGAAACTCTTTACACCGAATACAAAGCTGAGAATACTATTGACAGAATGACCTCTGCTGCAAATCCTCGTTTTATGGAGCGGATACACAAAGATTCTAAATTTGATGTGGAATTTGTTTTGCAGGTTTTTTCGATGGATAAGGACAATGGTAAAAGTAATTTTGAAAAATTAGTCAAAGCAATTCGACTTCTTGAAGACTCAACACTTGGCGGCGGCGGAAGCCGCGGCAGTGGTAAAGTTGAATTTGACTTTTTTGAACCATACTTTGTAAGCGTTAATGATTATCAAAACGGTAATGGTAATTTCAAAAAAGTATTTGAAGAAAAGGAAAATCCAAATATTTCAACGAAGGACCTTATGTTTGATACTCAGAAAGGAATAAAATTAGAAGACGGAAATTAA
- the csm2 gene encoding type III-A CRISPR-associated protein Csm2, with protein sequence MDLSNTTPQQIEDYYAGKGKDYYKNFTTNQLRNFFSEIVSLRTFYRANPSEKNKIELRLRKLKAMLLYAEGKQTGRSDLKDFRKDVFVLTDSVLSTSGDFNNKLELFFDIMEGFVAYHKFYEEGKNL encoded by the coding sequence ATGGATCTTTCAAATACAACACCACAGCAAATAGAGGATTATTATGCTGGAAAAGGAAAAGACTACTACAAAAATTTTACTACAAACCAACTTAGAAATTTTTTCTCTGAGATAGTATCATTAAGAACATTTTACAGAGCCAATCCAAGTGAAAAAAATAAGATTGAATTAAGGTTGAGAAAATTAAAAGCAATGTTATTGTATGCAGAAGGCAAACAGACAGGTAGATCAGATCTGAAGGATTTTAGAAAAGATGTATTTGTCTTGACAGATTCTGTGTTAAGCACATCTGGTGATTTTAATAACAAACTAGAATTATTCTTTGATATTATGGAGGGTTTTGTTGCCTACCATAAATTCTATGAAGAAGGCAAAAATTTATAA